DNA from Cutibacterium acnes:
CGATGACGTTGAAGGCCACTGAGATTGTGGCCATGATGACGACGATCGTCAGCGTAATGCGATGGGGTTTGAGTTGGCCGAGCAGTCGTTTGAGGGAGGGTCCAAAAGAAATGGGTTTTCGGTAACTTGACTACCACGATGACCTTGTTGGGAGGAGGCCCGGGCGATCTCAGCCTGCTCATTCCTGGTAGGTGCCTGCTGGGCGTCCTTGCCGGTCATGCCGCCTCCTCGACCGATAGCTGGGAGTCGACAATCTCGAGGTAGGTCGGGCATGACTTGATGAGTTCATCGTGAGTTCCCCTACCGACGATGTGTCCGGCATCGAGGACGAGGATCTGATCGGCGTTGCGGATCGTCGAGACCCGCTGGGCGACGATGAGCATCGCGGCGTCGCCATGATTGGTTTCGAGGGCGGCTCTGAGTCGGGAGTCGGTGGCCACGTCGAGGGCGCTGGAGGCATCGTCAAAAATGTAAATGTCGGGATCTTTGACCAAGGCTCGGGCGATGGATAGGCGTTGTCGCTGACCACCGGAGACGTTGGTGCCACCTTGGGTGATGGTGGCCTCTAACTTTCCGTCCATGTGGGAGACGAAATCGTCAGACTGTGCGACGTGCAGGGCGTTCCAGAGCTCCTCGTCAGTTGCGTCGCAGCGACCATCACGCAGGTTTGACGCTACCGTGCCACCGAAGAGGTAGGGCCGCTGGGGCACCAGACCGATGCAGCTCCATAGGGTTTCAGGGTCGTAACGGCGCACGTCGGTTCCGTTGACGAGCACCTGTCCGTGAGTGACGTCGACGAGCCTGGGGATGAGGTTGACCAGGGTTGATTTCCCCGACCCAGTGGAACCGATGATGGCTGTCGTCGTGCCACGGGCCAAGGTGAAGGAGATGTCGTGGAGAACCGGCTCAGAAGCGCCGGGGTAGCTGAATGTAACGTCGCGAAACTCTAGCAAGGTCGGAGCGTCAGGCAGGGCCATTACAGGTTCGGGATCAATGGTGAGAGACGACGAGGTGTGCAGCACTTCCTCGATGCGGTTTGCGCATACCGAGGCTCGTGGCCACATGACGATGAGCATGACCGCCATCATGACGCTGATGAGAATCAGCATGAGGTATGTGGTGAATGAGGCCAAAATGCCGACTTCGGTCTGTCCGTCGTCAATCCGTGTGGCCGCAAACCAGAACACCGCAATCTGGGACAGGTTCATGATGAGCATGACGAGGGGGAACATCGCCGCCATAGTCCGGCCGACGTTCACCTGGATGTCGCGCAGGGAGGAGCTGGTGGCGTCGAAACGTGCCGCTTCGTGGCGCTCCCGGGCGAAAGCTCGCACTACGCGGATGCCGGTGATTTGTTCACGCACGACTCGGTTGAGGTCGTCGATGCGTTTCTGCTGACGCTTAAACAGTGGCCCCATCCGGGAGACGATCAGCCCCGCACCGATGGCTAGCAGGATGACTGCCACCATGATGATCCACGACAGGGAAACGTCGGCACGTACGGCCATGATGATCCCGACCATCATCATGATCGGCGCCCCGATGAGCATTGCCAGCGTCATAAAGACCAGCATTTGCACCTGCTGGACGTCGTTGGTAGTCCGGGTAATGAGTGATGGTGCTCCGAATTTGTTGATCTCTCGGGCCGAGAAACCAAGGGTGCGGGTGAAGACGGCGTCGCGAATGTCACGGCCCGTTCCCATCGCCACCTGAGCGGCGAGATAAACCGCAATGACCTGGCAGATGGTCTGCCCTAAAGCGATCGCCAGCATGAAGAGGGAGTGGGTGGTGACATATCCGGTATCCGCTGTTACGACGCCCTTGTTGATGATGTCTGCGTTGATGGTTGGCAAGGACAGGGCCGCGATTTGGGCGCAAACCTGCATAACGATGATGACGGCAACGTGCAGCCGATAGGCCCTCAGGTGTCGGGTCACGAGTTTTGCCAGCACGAATACTCCTCGGACGGGGATGTGTGCAACCGCCGCCGGTTTGCCGGATCAATGCGAGCGGCACGACCACCTTAGTGGAGTTCACGGTTGGTCGCCCGCATGCGGTAGGTCGGTAGGCTGTGTGTCGCAGGAGGTGGGGTGTTGTGAGGGGGATGAGACGCTTGTGGTGGCGGAGTTCTTCTGGTTGATTCTGACGGGGTGTGCAAGCTCACCGGCGAGCAGTAGCGGGTAAGATATTGGGATTTTCCCAATTTTCGCGTAGGATGTCTCCATGAGTGAAGATATGCGTGAGATTGGGGAACGTATCAAGTCGCGGATGCCTGAGGGTATGACCCAGCAGTCACTGGCTGAGGCAATGGAGATGACGCCTGATGCCTTGTCGCGAATGCTCAACGGAAAACGTGGTATCACCATGACCGAGTTGGGCAAGGCTGCGGAGGTGCTCGGGGCCAGTGCTCATTGGTTGGTGACGGGGCACAAGGATCCCTATGCCATGAGGTTTGCCGCTCGGCACACGTATGATTTCGATACTCATCGGCATATCAACGAAGGACGGGAGAAAGATCGCGAGGTCCTCGACCATATAGCTGAGGTGTACCGGGCCGCGCATGGAAGTCTCAGGGCTAGTTCGGTGGTTCTGCCGAAGACCGCCAAACAGATGCGTGAAGCATTGGGTGATGGATTCGTTAATGACTTCGCCGCGCGCGTGAAAGAGGTTCTCGACGTTGACGTCATGAAGCGTTCCGGATTGTCGACGGATTACTCTCTGTGCATCGTCGGGCGGCGCGTTGTTGTGCTGAACAAACAGTTCTGGGCTCGTACGACTTGGTCTCTGGCCCATGAGCTAGGGCATCTCGTTCAAGGGCACCTGGATCGTGATGGAGACATCGCGGGCGAGGCGGACGAAAAACAAGCGAACGCTTTCGCTGCGGAATTGCTGCTGCCCGAGAAATGGATGAGGAACTTCAATTGGCCCGCATTGACCCGCGCGGATGTCGCTCGGATGGTTTGGGAGGCCAAGGTCTCGGCTGCTGCGATGAGGGTCAGAATTGAGACATTGAGATTGAAAGCGTCGGATGAGGTTCGCGAAGCCTTGGAGCTGACGACTCCGAAGTTACTCACACTCGCCAGAACTAGCGCGGCGGAGCGATACCGAGATGTATTCGTCCCTGATTGGTCCCCGACTGTCATAGCTGCGTTGCTTGAGGAGACGGAGAAAGGTAACGCGGATCCGATGCTGACTTCCAGGGTTTTAGGTGTCCCCGTTGACGACATCGATTTTCCTGAGCCGCCGAGCGAGGAGGAGATGGTCGAGCGGTACGAAAGAACGATGTTGGATCGTCGTAGGCGTGACGACGGGGCTGGGGAGTCTGCATTGTGACGATTGAGGATGGGATCGGGTGGACGTGGGTCTCGAACCAGGATAAAGAAGCGTTGCGAGGACTTCAGTCGTTCCAATGCACCCACAGATCGACCGAAGTCCCCCGGGGGTAGAGCGCTGCGACATCCTAAGCCGTGGGAGCTCGAGGTCCAGAGTTACTTTCGCGACAGAGGGTGCGGAAGGGCCAAGAAAAGAGGCACGCGGCGTTTACTGCTCGCGCGGAGGAGCGGGGTCATTGTGGCCGCCGCGGACACTGAAGTGAGTATTAGCAAAGATGGCGACGGCAGCTATGTCAATTTCTTCATCTGTGCAGTTGCCATAAATGTGTCCGAGCGAGGCAAAGGGGGCCGATTGGCCAGAGAACTCGTGCAGGTTCTCAAGGATTGCGCTGTGCAGAAAGCGCGTGAGGGAGGGCTGCCGAGGGCCAAAGTGTATGGGCGCATTGACGCTAATAATGAGCCGAGTGTGCATTTGGTGGATGACATGGGATTCGAGTTGGAGCAGATGGAGTCTGTGCATCTTCAGACTTGGTCCACCATGCTTGGCGTTTAGTTCGTTTTCCCCGACTGTGATGGGCGAACGGTGCCGGAAGCCGGCAGTCGATTGCTTCAAGGTGCGAGGGGTGGGGCCACTACCCGCTGACTTGACGTCCTTGCCTGCGTACACCACGTCGTCACAACCGTGCAGGTTGGTGAAGGTCTCTTTGCGTATGACCATGCGTGCACTCCAAGCACCAGGAAGGTAGCGGAGATAAGGAATTAGGTAGCTAGTTAGAGGTGATGACAACTTCGAAGGCGGGATAGCATAGGTGAAATCGTCGTCAGCTTGTTGCTTCGATAAGATTCCCTGGTGAGTTCTGACACTGCATCCAGCCAGTCCCCTGACGTCTCCGAGCAGATGCAGGTCCGCCTCGACAAGCGGGCCCGGATCATCGCTGACGGAGGCCAGGCTTATCCGGTCGATTTGCTACGCGACCACACCCTGGTCCAGGTTCGTCAGAAATACACCGACGACACCGGGGAGCTGACCTTGGCGCCTGGCGAGGAGACCACCGATGAGGTCACCGTCGGCGGACGTGTCGTCTTTGTCCGCAATACCGGCAAACTGTGTTTCGCCAGCTTGCAGGACGGGTTTACCGAGACTTCCAACGGTGAGCGGTTGCAGATCATGCTTTCCAAAGCCGAGGTGGGCGATGAGTCCTTGGCTGCGTGGAAGTCCGACGTTGACCTGGGTGACCACGTCTGGGTGCGTGGCCGAGTCGTCGTCTCTCGTCGTGGTGAGTTATCCATCATGGCTGCTGAGTGGCGGATGGCCTCCAAGGCTCTGCGTCCGCTGCCGACCCTCCATAAGGAGCTCTCGGAGGAGAGCCGGGTGCGTCGTCGCTACGCGGATCTCGTCGTTCGTGAAGAGTCTCGCCAGATGGTGCGCACCCGCGCCGTTATCACCCGCGCGGTGCGTCGCGCCCTCGACGAGCGCGGTTTCCTTGAGATCGAGACTCCGATCCTGCAGTTGGTCCACGGTGGTGCCGCAGCCCGCCCGTTTAATACCCACCTCAATGCCTTCGACATTGACATGAGTTTGCGTATCGCTCTTGAGCTCTATCTCAAGCGGACGATGGTCGGCGGCACCGATCGGGTCTACGAGATGGGTCGGGTCTTCCGCAACGAGGGTATTGATTCCAGCCACTCGGCCGAGTTCTCTATGCTCGAGGCCTACATGAGCTGGGGCAACCAATTCACTATTGCTGAGGTGATCAAGGACATCATCATGGCGGTGGCCGACGCCCTCGACGTCCATCAGATTGAGACCCCCAAGGGCACTATCGACCTCGACGGGCAGTGGCGTTGGGTCAGCGTCTACCCAGGCCTGTCGGAAAAACTAGGGCGTGAAGTCACCCTTGACACCCCGTTGGAGGAGTTGCAGTCCATCGCCGCTGAGCACGAGATTGAGATCGACCAGTCTTGGGAGGCCGGCAAGGTCGTTATGGAGCTTTTCGGTGAACTCGTCGAGCCGGGCCTTATCAACCCCACCTTCGTCTGTGATTACCCGGCTATCGCCCAGCCGCTGGCCCGTCCGCACCGCGACGATCCTCGCATGGTTGAGGCCTGGGACCTCATCATTGGCGGGATGGAGCGCGGTACTGGCTTCTCCGAGCTCGTCGACCCAGTCATCCAGCGCGAAGTGCTTACCAAGCAATCCCTCGCTGCTGCCGCGGGTGACCCTGAGGCGATGCAGCTTGACGAGGACTTCCTCGAGGCCCTGGAATTCGGCTGCCCGCCCATGGGTGGTCTGGGGCTGGGTGTCGACCGGCTGGTGATGCTCTTTACCAACGCTGGGATCCGCGAGACGATCCTCTTCCCGCTGCTCAAGCCGGAACACTGACTGAAGGCCCGCCGGGACATCCCTGGTGGGCCTCCCGCTCACTTCCACAGGGTAGCGACGCCGAATCCAGCAGCCATGAGCCCCATGCCGATGAGGATGTTCCAGTCACCCAGGTTGCTGATACCGGGGATCTGATTACCTGCGATGTAGTAGACGATCAGCCACAACACTCCGAGTAAAAAGAGGGGGACGAAGACCTTCGGGACCCATGAGCGATCAACCGGTGCAGCCTTTTTTTCGGCTCGTCGTTCGTCCATTGTGGCCCGGTTCTTGGCCTGGGCCTTCTTCTTGGCTTGCGGTCTGACCTTCGATTCGGGCACGGTGACTACTCCTGGGGTTCGAGGACACGCCCACCGAGCGTGATGGAACAAGTCTTGCTTGACTAGCCTAGAGGACGATCGCCAATTCCGGCGACACGGGTCAGCCTGTGAGGAGGGGACGATGAGCGACGACAACGACCCTGATGACGTCCGTCCCGACGACGCATCCGTCGATATCGACGAGGATAGGTCGCAGGCTACGACAGACCCCTCTATTCAGGACGTCCGTTCGGATTCGCGGCACCCTCGTCTAGCTAGATCCGCCAGCGTGATTGTCATGGCCCTGGCTGGTCTCATGATGACGACGGCTGCTATCAATTCACGCGGTCACGATCTTCGGCCCGAGCGTGATACCGACATGGCCACCCTGGTGCGTAGCCAGGCCAGTCACAACGCCGCCTTGCAGAAGGAGGCAGCCGGTCTGCGGGCGCAGGTGGAAGACCTTTCCAAAGCTAATCAGACTCCGGGCGTCACGTCCTCGGTCATCTCGTCGGCGTCGGCTTTAGCGCCGTCCGTTGGTTTGGAAGCTGTCAGTGGTAAAGCCCTGCGCGTCACGCTCGACGACGCGCCCCTCAGCGAGAATCCGGATGGGGTCGACGCCAACATGCTGGTCGTCCACCAGCAGGACATCCAGATGGTTGTCAACACCTTGTGGTCTGGGGGAGCAGAGGCCATGACCATTCAGGGGCAGCGAGTCATCTCCACCACAGCCGTGAAATGCGTCGGTAATACCGTGGTCCTGCATGGCGTGGCCTACGCTCCTCCCTACGTCATCGAGGCGATCGGGGACCTCAACGCCATGCAGAAAGCTCTCGACACCTCTGAAGCGGTGCGCATTTACAAGGAATACGTGAGTGCTTACCAGCTCGGGTGGTCGGTGGAGAGAGCTGGCCAAGTCACCATGCCTGCCTACACCGGCGCCGTTGCTGTGAGTCACGCCACGCCGCGTTGAGCCGGGCAATTTAGCGGACGCTGTGGTGTGGGGACATCGAAGCCCCCGCTAGCGCCAGCCAGATGAGCCCGCCGATGAGCGCATCGGGCTTCAGCGGCCCGACGACGAACTAGTCGTGGGTACTGCAGTCGTCGGGGCCGGCGGGACCGGTGCGATTGACGACGAGGACGGTTCCTCGGAAGGAGCGGAGTTCGTCGGTGGCTCGCGAGTAGGCTCTGGGGCTGGCGGTGCCACGGCAACGAGCACCTTGATGGCCGTTGACCTGTTAGCAATAGCCCCATAATCTGGATCCTGGCCAAAGACCGTTCCTGGAGCAGCAGAGGACGTCACCTGACGCTCCACCGAGATGGAGAATCCGCTTGATCCAGCGGCCGAATTAGCCTCTTCGACGCTCATACCCTTAAGGTTCGGCACCACCGACTTGCCGGTGGCGATCGTCAAGGTGACCTGCTGATCTGGGGTCAGTGTCGTTCCGGCTCCCGGGCTGACAGCATCAACGGCGCCAGCTTTCGCCGAATTCGGCTCAGTCTTGGGGTCGTCGTTGGTTACCTTTATCTGGCTATCAGAGAACCCGGCATCCTTAAGGGCTTTAAGGGCGTCGTTCTTAGGCAATCCGACGATATTGCGCGGGATCGTTAGCTGCTTCGGGCCATCGTTAACCGTGATCTTCACGTCGCTACCGGCAGGAACCTTCTCGTTAGCAGCTGGGCTTTGCGAGACGACCTGGTTGGCGGTCGCCTGGTCCCTTTGAACGTGGTCGACCTGGACCTTCAGACCGGCATTTTCCAGGGTTGAGGTTGCCCCCTGTTGGCTCAAACCGGTGACGGCTGGAACTTTGACCATCTTCACCGTTCTGGATGGCGTAGGAGCCGGAGAGGGCTGCGAGGACGAACTAAGGATCTTATGTAATCCGAACCCGAGCAGGGCGAGCAGCACCACTACTACGATCGTGACGACGATAACCGGCCAACGTTTACGATGCGGCTCTTCAGGCTCCTGGGGACTTTCAGCGCTAGCAGGGCTGGACTCGTCTTGCTGAGCAGCAGTGGCAGGGATGGGATCGGTTGCAGCGGCTGGAATAAGGTGAGTCTGCTCCTCGGTATCAGCCTCAGAATCGGCGTAATTCTGCATCGCAAAAGGTTCGCGTCCCGAGAGTAGGCGATCAATGTCGTCACGCATCTGCTTGGCAGTCTGGTAACGATCCGCCGGGTCCTTGGCGAGCGCTTTGAGGGTGATTGCGTCCATCTGATGGGTGATCTCAGCGTCCAGGGAGGACGGTGGGGCCGGGACTTCGCGGACGTGCTGGTAGGCCACCGAGACGGGGGAGTCACCGATAAACGGTGGGCGCCCGACCAGCAGCTCATAGAGAAGGCAGCCGGTGGCATAGATATCAGCGCGATTGTCGACGGTCTCGCCGCGGGCTTGCTCAGGGGATAGGTACTGGGCCGTGCCTATGACGGCGGCCGTTTGGGTCATGGTGGCGGAGGTGTCGGCGACCGCTCGTGCGATACCGAAGTCCATGACCTTGACGTAGCCCTCGCGGGTGAGCATGACGTTAGCTGGTTTGATGTCGCGGTGGACAATGCCGGCGGCGTGGGAGTAGCTCAGCGCATCGAGCACACCTTGAGTGAACTCCAGGGCACGCCGGGGGAGGATCTTGCGACCGTCACGTAGCACGTCGCGCAGGGTGTGACCGTCAATGAGCTCCATGACGATAAACGGCACCGGCAGGCCGGTAGCCGGGTCTTTCGTTTCACCTGTGTCGTACACGGCGGCGATATTGGGGTGATTAAGCCGCGCAGCCGACTGCGCCTCGCGCTGGAACCTCGCTTGGAAGGTGTCGTCGCTGGCGAGGTCAGTGCGCAGCTTCTTGACCGCGACGTCGCGGCCGAGGCGGTGGTCGCGGGCCTTCCAGACATCGGCCATGCCGCCACGACCGATGAGATTCTGCAGCTCGTAACGCCCGGAGAGCCAACTCTCAGCGCTCATTGAGGGATCTCCTTTGTGTTGACGTAGTGGGTTGTTTGTCTGCTTGTCATCTCATCGCCTCGATGACATCTCTAGCGATGGGAGCCGCGAGTCGGCCTCCTGAGACTTCATTGATGGCGGTGTCCGAAGATTGGATGAAGACCGCTACTGCGACGTGCGGGTTGTCCGACCATCCGACGAACCACGCATAGGGGGCCTTACCTTTTACCGTCTGGGCGGTGCCGGTCTTACCGCCGACGGTGGTCCCATTAATGCGCGCCCTCTTGCCAGTGCCATTGTTGACCACCGAGGCCATCATCGCCTTCAGCTGCTCGGCCGACTCCTTTGTCATCGGTTGAGACATCTGCTTCGGGTGATGTTCGGAGACTACCTGCAGGTTTGATGCTCTCACCTGCGCGGTGAGGTAAGGGGTCATGAGTTTGCCGCCATTGGCGATGCCGGCAGTCACCATGGCCATTTGCAGCGGAGAGGCTGCGACGTCGTACTGGCCGATGGAGCTCTGCGCCAACTGCGCATCGGTGAGGTTCTGCGGGAATCTTGATGCGGCTGAGGACACATCGGAGTTGACAACCTTGCCAAACCCGAATCGCTCAGCCTGATCTCGGATCTTGTCTTGGCCCAGGCTCACGCCAACTTTACCGAAGGCGGTATTGCACGAGATGTCAAGGGCGTGGGCCAAGGTGATCCTGCTGCCCCCACAGTTGGTCTCGTTCGTCAGCGGGGTGCGAGTGCCCGGCAGGATCCAATTTTCCGGTGAGTCGACCATGGAATTCGGGTGGTACCCGTTCTGGAGAGCTGCCGCGGCGGTCACCAGTTTGAATGTTGACCCCGGAGGGTAGATTTCTCGGGTCGCGCGGTTCGTCAGCGGAGACGACGGGTCCGCAACGAGGTTCTTCCATGCTCGGGTGGTGTCATTGAGGTGGTGGGAGGCAAGCTCGTTGGGATCATAGGAGGGGGACGACGCCATAGCCAGCACCGCGCCGGTGGTGTAGTCCAATGCGACGACAGCGCCCTTCTTTCCCTTGAGTCCGTCCCACGCGGCATCCTGTGCTTTGGCGTTAATCGTCGTGGTGATAGAGCCGCCTTCAGGTTTGTGGCCAGATAAGGTGCCGGTGATGCGAGAGAGCCATTGGGCATCGGAGGTTCCGGTGAGCTGGGCGTTCTGGGTCTGCTCCAGCATGGATCGCCCGTAGTAGTAGGAGTAATACCCGGTGATGGGTGCGTACTTCGGCCCCGATAGGTACACACGCTGATAGGCGAACTTGCCATTGCTTGACGTCGTGGTGGCGATCGGTCTCGAACCGACGAGGATATTGCCGCGGTTCTGGGAGAACTCCGCGTCACGCACCCGGACGTTGTGGGGATCGTTGTTGAGACTGGCCTGCCGGAACATAGCCGAACCTGTGAGGTTGACCATGAGGGCCAGGAACATCAGCCCGGCGAGCAAAGAGACTGCGCGAATTTGTCTATTCATCGCGTGCCTCCGGTGATGGCCTGTTGCGGATCAGGTGCCGGGACGGTGGCGGTGAAGTCGTCGGCAGGCTTTCGGTTCCGGTGTGAGACGATCATGATGATCGCAACGATGACCCAGTTTGCGATCAACGAAGAACCACCTTGACTCATAAATGGCGTTGTCAGACCGGTCAATGGTAGAAGGCGGGTGACGCCACCGATGATGGCGAAGACCTGCAGGGCGAGGGTGAAGGACAAGCCAGCGACCATAAGCTTGCCGAAGTCATCACGGCAACCGAGGCTGGTGCGCATTCCGCGGGCGGTAAGGATGAAGAAGAGCACGATGACGGCCATGAGGCCGGTGACGCCGAGTTCCTCACCTATGGATGTAGCGATGAAGTCACTCCACGCTAGCGGAACCATGCCGGGGCGTCCTAACCCCCAGCCGCGTCCGGCTAATCCTCCCCAGGCGAGCCCGAATTGTGCCTGGATGATTTGGTAGTTCTGGGTGTAGTTGCTGAATGGGTGCAGCCATGAGTCGAAGCGAACTCGTACGTGGCCGAAGCAGGTATACGCCAGCACAGCGCCGCCGAGGAAGCTCACCGCCCCTAGTATGGCCCATCCGACTCGTTCGGTGGTGATGTACAGCATCACGACGAACATGCCGTAGAACAGCATTCCGGTGCCCAGGTCGTTCTGGTAGACGATGACGAGCATCGTTGCTACCCACATAATGGCAATTGGCCCGAGGTCGCGGGTGCGCGGCAGAGTGATTCCAAGGATCTTGTGCCCGGCGCGGGAAAGGACGTCACGATTGTCGACGAGGTAGCCAGCAAAAGCGATAGCGAGCACGACCTTTGATACTTCGGCTGGCTGGAAGGTGTAGGAGCCAACGTGGATCCACACCCGCGACCCCAACGTCGCCATGCCCAGGCCCGGCACCAAGGGCAGCATGAGGAAAACCAGGCCCACAATGAACAGTACATACGGGTAGCGCTGCAAGTTGCGGTGGTCGCGCAGGATGAGCAGCGTCGCGACGAAGAGGACAATACCCAAAGCCGTCCACAAAGCCTGGGCATCCATGCGGTGATAGTGCGGATCAGGAATGTAGTCGATGCGATGGATCATCGCTAGCCCGAGCCCATTGAGAGTGAAGACGATAGGCAGGATTACCGGGTCAGCGTAGGGAATGACGATCCTCACGAAAATATGCGCGACGATAGCCACCGCCAGCCACACGCCGCCGACGGTTGTCCACGTATCTGGCAGCACGTGGTTGATGTTGAGCTCGGTGAGAACCCATCCGCCGAAGCCGATAGCCCAGGCGATGAGGAGCATGAAGAGTTCCGTCCAGCGCCTCTTGGCCTGGATGACGACGGTGCCGTCATCAAATTCCTGTCCGATACTCATTGGCAATCCCCCGAAGTGACGGCCGGGAGGTCGACTTCATGGCCTGCGGCGCTCGGTGAGGGCATAGCGGAAGTTGGCGTCGGCATGGCCGGGGTTGGTACAGCGGACGGCTGGGGAGTGTGATGGGCGTTCGCGGTGGGTCCGCTGGCGGAAGGTTGCGGGGGTGTTGAGGGGGGCGTCGCGGGTTTAGTAGGAGGTGGCGCAGTGGCAGCCTCCCTTATTACCTTGCACTGTTGAGCCCCAGTACGCAGTTCAGCAACTGTGGCGTGGGCTGAATCCATGGACGAGACCCTTATATTCCCCAAGACGCGGTCTCGGTAATAGCGGGGAAGATCAGCAGTTTTGATGTTGGTTTTCTCGGTGACGTGAGATAGCTGAATCCAGGCTAAATTGTCGGGTGATCCTTGGTAGATGGCTACTGTGTCGTCGTCGGTACCAACGTAGTACTGGGTGTTGAGGTAGGCGCGAGCGCCAAAAATGCCGCCGACTACCACAGCGACGAAGGCCAAGATGACGACGGGCCACAACCAATGGCGGCGGTGACGGGTCATGGAGTCAACGGGGGCGTAGCGCATCGACTCTTCAGCCTCGGAGTCGAACAATACGGTTGACTTGCCGTCATTGTTTGTCGCGGATGCCGGTTGATCGAGGGGCAGTGGGGCGGTGACCTCATGCTCGGGTACTTTGCGGGTCGTTGCTGCGCCAATGATGTGTGGTTCGGAAGCGTCCAGGTTGGGGTCGGCCTCAACGACCTCGGCGACGACGATGGTGATGTTGTCAGTGCCGCCGCCAGCATGGGCGTCTGTTGTGAGCAGATCGACGACGTCGTCGAGGTTGGTGGTGTTGAGGTGCTCGCCGATCGTATCGTCGTTAACCAGACCGCATAGTCCGTCGGAGCAGAAG
Protein-coding regions in this window:
- a CDS encoding peptidoglycan D,D-transpeptidase FtsI family protein → MNRQIRAVSLLAGLMFLALMVNLTGSAMFRQASLNNDPHNVRVRDAEFSQNRGNILVGSRPIATTTSSNGKFAYQRVYLSGPKYAPITGYYSYYYGRSMLEQTQNAQLTGTSDAQWLSRITGTLSGHKPEGGSITTTINAKAQDAAWDGLKGKKGAVVALDYTTGAVLAMASSPSYDPNELASHHLNDTTRAWKNLVADPSSPLTNRATREIYPPGSTFKLVTAAAALQNGYHPNSMVDSPENWILPGTRTPLTNETNCGGSRITLAHALDISCNTAFGKVGVSLGQDKIRDQAERFGFGKVVNSDVSSAASRFPQNLTDAQLAQSSIGQYDVAASPLQMAMVTAGIANGGKLMTPYLTAQVRASNLQVVSEHHPKQMSQPMTKESAEQLKAMMASVVNNGTGKRARINGTTVGGKTGTAQTVKGKAPYAWFVGWSDNPHVAVAVFIQSSDTAINEVSGGRLAAPIARDVIEAMR
- a CDS encoding FtsW/RodA/SpoVE family cell cycle protein — encoded protein: MSIGQEFDDGTVVIQAKRRWTELFMLLIAWAIGFGGWVLTELNINHVLPDTWTTVGGVWLAVAIVAHIFVRIVIPYADPVILPIVFTLNGLGLAMIHRIDYIPDPHYHRMDAQALWTALGIVLFVATLLILRDHRNLQRYPYVLFIVGLVFLMLPLVPGLGMATLGSRVWIHVGSYTFQPAEVSKVVLAIAFAGYLVDNRDVLSRAGHKILGITLPRTRDLGPIAIMWVATMLVIVYQNDLGTGMLFYGMFVVMLYITTERVGWAILGAVSFLGGAVLAYTCFGHVRVRFDSWLHPFSNYTQNYQIIQAQFGLAWGGLAGRGWGLGRPGMVPLAWSDFIATSIGEELGVTGLMAVIVLFFILTARGMRTSLGCRDDFGKLMVAGLSFTLALQVFAIIGGVTRLLPLTGLTTPFMSQGGSSLIANWVIVAIIMIVSHRNRKPADDFTATVPAPDPQQAITGGTR
- a CDS encoding PP2C family protein-serine/threonine phosphatase, which encodes MAFSLDIRCHSEIGLVRRNNQDSGYVSPRMLVVADGMGGAAAGDLASTVAVRHVAKADRRFSGEGSPARPQGEEMLTVLSGAVADANDELADLVAWDSSLEGMGTTFCGAMFSGTQLGIVHIGDSRGYLLRQGRMKRMTHDHSWVQSLIDDGRITPEEAAVHPHRSLLLKVLNGQPQHIPDTQIVDLRLGDRILFCSDGLCGLVNDDTIGEHLNTTNLDDVVDLLTTDAHAGGGTDNITIVVAEVVEADPNLDASEPHIIGAATTRKVPEHEVTAPLPLDQPASATNNDGKSTVLFDSEAEESMRYAPVDSMTRHRRHWLWPVVILAFVAVVVGGIFGARAYLNTQYYVGTDDDTVAIYQGSPDNLAWIQLSHVTEKTNIKTADLPRYYRDRVLGNIRVSSMDSAHATVAELRTGAQQCKVIREAATAPPPTKPATPPSTPPQPSASGPTANAHHTPQPSAVPTPAMPTPTSAMPSPSAAGHEVDLPAVTSGDCQ